The sequence below is a genomic window from Frankiales bacterium.
TCTGGTCGTCCTCGGCAGTGGGGGCGGCGTGCGGCTCATCGTCGCACGGAGGTGCGGGTCCGGCGTACGTCGACGGGCGCCGCACCCGCAGGTGCGACGCCCGTCAGGGAACGTGCAGGGTCAGGCGCCGGCCTGCAGCGCGGCGGCCTTGGCCGCGATCGCCGACTTGCGGTTGGCGGCCTGGTTCTTGTGGATGACGCCCTTGGACGCGGCCTTGTCGAGGGCGCGCGAGGCGGTCTTGGCCAGCTCGGTGGCGGCAGCGACGTCGCCGGCGTCCGCGGCCTCGCGGAACTTGCGCACGTGCGTCTTGAGGGCCGACTTGGTCGACTTGTTGCGCAGGCGCGCGGCCTCGTTCGTGCGGTTGCGCTTGATCTGCGACTTGATGTTCGCCACGGTCTGCCAATCGCCTTCGGGTCAGGGTCGTACGGGGGTCGTACCAGGTCAGGGGGACGCGCGGACGCATGGGACGCGCTGCGCGACACGCCAGGTTACCCGGGGGGCAGGTCCCGGGCCAAATCGCGGGTGCCGCCCGTGGCGGGCCGGCGCGGCCGAGGGCCGACGGCGCCGTCAGCGCCCCCGGCG
It includes:
- a CDS encoding 30S ribosomal protein S20, with the protein product MANIKSQIKRNRTNEAARLRNKSTKSALKTHVRKFREAADAGDVAAATELAKTASRALDKAASKGVIHKNQAANRKSAIAAKAAALQAGA